A region of Anoplopoma fimbria isolate UVic2021 breed Golden Eagle Sablefish chromosome 24, Afim_UVic_2022, whole genome shotgun sequence DNA encodes the following proteins:
- the aspa gene encoding aspartoacylase isoform X4: protein MSSDSNGARVNEAKRVAIFGGTHGNEMSGVTLVNLWVKNSAEIQRKHVETKPFITNPKAVEKCSRYVDTDLNRAFTPENLSAPEGDDLPYEVQRAQEINRIFGPKGSPEAYDVVFDLHNTTSNMGCTLILENSKDHFNLQMMNYIKKAIAPASCLVLLNEHPLLKYSTSRSVAKHPVGLEVGPQPQGVLRSNIFEAMRVILKHALDFIELFNKGMEFPPCTVEVFWVLERIDYPRDANGNIIAMVHPNLQDCDWEPLNPGDPMFQTFDGKTIRYQGSGTVYPTFINEAAYYEKQQAFVTTRREALVASAISKV from the exons ATGTCCTCTGACAGCAACGGCGCGCGCGTCAACGAGGCCAAGAGAGTGGCTATTTTCGGGGGGACGCACGGGAACGAGATGTCCGGCGTGACGCTCGTCAACCTGTGGGTGAAGAACAGCGCCGAGATACAGAGGAAACATGTCGAGACCAAGCCGTTCATCACCAACCCGAAGGCCGTGGAGAAGTGCAGCAGATACGTGGACACGGACCTGAACCGAGCCTTCACACCGGAgaacctcag TGCCCCGGAAGGAGATGACCTGCCCTACGAGGTGCAGCGAGCCCAGGAGATCAACAGGATATTTGGGCCAAAAGGAAGCCCCGAGGCCTACGATGTAGTCTTTGACCTCCACAACACCACGTCCAACATGGGCTGCACTCTGATCCTGGAGAACTCCAAAGACCACTTCAATCTGCAGATGATGAACTACATCAAG AAAGCCATCGCTCCGGCCAGTTGTCTTGTCCTGCTGAATGAACATCCTCTGTTGAAATATTCCACTTCACGCTCTGTTGCCAAGCATCCCGTCG GTCTGGAAGTGGGTCCTCAGCCTCAAGGGGTTTTGAGGAGCAACATCTTCGAGGCTATGAGGGTGATACTGAAACATGCGTTGGACTTCATCGAACTGTTTAATAAAG GCATGGAGTTCCCTCCCTGTACAGTGGAAGTTTTCTGGGTCTTAGAGAGGATTGACTATCCCAGAGATGCCAACGGAAACATCATTGCCATGGTGCACCCCAATCTGCAG GACTGTGACTGGGAGCCGCTGAACCCCGGTGACCCAATGTTCCAAACGTTTGACGGAAAGACCATTCGCTACCAAGGCTCAGGCACCGTCTACCCAACATTCATCAATGAGGCAGCCtattatgaaaaacaacagGCATTTGTAACCACCAGGCGAGAAGCCCTGGTAGCGAGCGCCATCAGTAAAGTATGA
- the aspa gene encoding aspartoacylase isoform X3 — MSRTNSAHPVRAVIDHEQPAGTLQPTRSSASSSGPCAVTINPDMSSDSNGARVNEAKRVAIFGGTHGNEMSGVTLVNLWVKNSAEIQRKHVETKPFITNPKAVEKCSRYVDTDLNRAFTPENLSAPEGDDLPYEVQRAQEINRIFGPKGSPEAYDVVFDLHNTTSNMGCTLILENSKDHFNLQMMNYIKKAIAPASCLVLLNEHPLLKYSTSRSVAKHPVGLEVGPQPQGVLRSNIFEAMRVILKHALDFIELFNKGMEFPPCTVEVFWVLERIDYPRDANGNIIAMVHPNLQDCDWEPLNPGDPMFQTFDGKTIRYQGSGTVYPTFINEAAYYEKQQAFVTTRREALVASAISKV, encoded by the exons ATGTCGCGCACGAACTCAGCGCATCCTGTACGCGCGGTGATCGACCACGAACAGCCGGCGGGCACGTTAC AGCCAACGAGGAGCAGCGCGTCTTCATCCGGACCCTGCGCAGTAACGATAAACCCAGACATGTCCTCTGACAGCAACGGCGCGCGCGTCAACGAGGCCAAGAGAGTGGCTATTTTCGGGGGGACGCACGGGAACGAGATGTCCGGCGTGACGCTCGTCAACCTGTGGGTGAAGAACAGCGCCGAGATACAGAGGAAACATGTCGAGACCAAGCCGTTCATCACCAACCCGAAGGCCGTGGAGAAGTGCAGCAGATACGTGGACACGGACCTGAACCGAGCCTTCACACCGGAgaacctcag TGCCCCGGAAGGAGATGACCTGCCCTACGAGGTGCAGCGAGCCCAGGAGATCAACAGGATATTTGGGCCAAAAGGAAGCCCCGAGGCCTACGATGTAGTCTTTGACCTCCACAACACCACGTCCAACATGGGCTGCACTCTGATCCTGGAGAACTCCAAAGACCACTTCAATCTGCAGATGATGAACTACATCAAG AAAGCCATCGCTCCGGCCAGTTGTCTTGTCCTGCTGAATGAACATCCTCTGTTGAAATATTCCACTTCACGCTCTGTTGCCAAGCATCCCGTCG GTCTGGAAGTGGGTCCTCAGCCTCAAGGGGTTTTGAGGAGCAACATCTTCGAGGCTATGAGGGTGATACTGAAACATGCGTTGGACTTCATCGAACTGTTTAATAAAG GCATGGAGTTCCCTCCCTGTACAGTGGAAGTTTTCTGGGTCTTAGAGAGGATTGACTATCCCAGAGATGCCAACGGAAACATCATTGCCATGGTGCACCCCAATCTGCAG GACTGTGACTGGGAGCCGCTGAACCCCGGTGACCCAATGTTCCAAACGTTTGACGGAAAGACCATTCGCTACCAAGGCTCAGGCACCGTCTACCCAACATTCATCAATGAGGCAGCCtattatgaaaaacaacagGCATTTGTAACCACCAGGCGAGAAGCCCTGGTAGCGAGCGCCATCAGTAAAGTATGA